Sequence from the Desulfovibrio sp. TomC genome:
TCGGGCAAGGTGCGCATCTACCAGACGTCGCTGTCGGGCAAGGAGCATATCCTGCACGTGTTCGGCCCGGGCGAAGTCTTTGCCGAGGTGGCGGTCTTTGCCGGCGGGGTCTATCCGGCCAACGCCCAGGCCCTGGAAGAGGGCGACTATCTATTTTTTCCGCGTGAACGCTTCCGGCGGCTGTTGGCCGAGGAGCCGGATCTGGCCATGAACATGCTGGGGCTTTTATCCATCCGGCTGCGCCAGCTGGTCAAAAAGCTTGAGGATTTAAGCCTTCGTGAAGTGCCGGCCCGCCTCGCCGCCCATCTGTTGCTGCTTGGCGCGGAAAGCAAAAAGCGCGTGCTGTCCCTGGATCTGCCCAAGGGCCAGCTGGCCGCCTATCTGGGCACCATTCCGGAGACGCTCTCCCGGGTGCTGCGCCGCTTTGCCGACGACGGTCTGATCAACCTGTCCGGCCACGCCATCGAAATCCTCGACGCGCCCCGCCTGGAGGCCCTGGCCGCCGGCCACGCCACCGGCGCCGCGCCGTTTGGCCCTGGCGGACGCTAACAAATGGGAGTGGGGTGTAAAAGAGAAAGATACCTCCGGCGGCCGGGGGGATGATCCTCCCGGACCCCTGCAAAGGGGGGAAGTTTTAAGGGGTTCTCGGCGCTGGGTGGCAATACGGTCGGCTGTTGGCAGGGTCCCGAAGTTCCCCCTTGACGGAAACCACCGTTGCTCCAGCGTCCGGCATTGTCCCCGAAAGGGGACGGTTACTCGTTGGGCACAAGCTGCGGCAGACCACAGCGGTCGTTCGTTTCCGCCTCGCCTTCCTGGCAGTTTTCCGCCACCGCCACCCGGTTTCGGCCGGCGTTCTTGGCGGCGTACATCGCGGCATCCACCCGGCCCATAAGCTCCTCCACGGTCTCCCCCGGCCGCAGTTCGGCCACGCCCAGGCTGATGCTGCCGGTTATGCCGTGGGGAAAGGGCGTACCGGCCACGAGCAGGCGCAGTTTTTCAGCCAGCAGGGCGGCGTTGCCCAGGTTGGTCTGCGGGGCGGCCACGACGAATTCCTCGCCGCCGTAGCGGAAAAGCCAGTCCACGCCCCGGGTCGCGCCGTCCACGCGATGGGACAGTTCGCGCAGCATGTCGTCGCCGGCCCCGTGCCCATAGGTGTCGTTGACGGCCTTGAAGTGGTCGATGTCGAACATGACCACGGACAGCGGCTCGTGGTAGCGGGCGGACCGGTTGACTTGCCGGGTCATGACCTCGTTGAATTTGAGGCGGTTGTACGCGCCGGTCAGCTGATCGGTGACCGCCAGTTCGGCCAGGGCCTCGTTGGCTCCCTGCAGGCTTTCGCGGTCGGCGCAGATGCGTCGCACCATGGGCCGGAAAATGAACAGGCCCGAAGCGATCAGGATGGCCAGTACGGTGCCGGCGGCCCCGGCTTCCAGACGGCGCAGCACGGCCAGCCGTGAGGCGGCCAGTTGCTGGTACTGCCGGATCACGGCATTGAGGTCGCGCAACAGCTCGTTTTCGCCAAAGGCCAGGAGATTTAAAAAGGACGGATCGGCCAGGGACGGCCGGGTCGCGTCGGAATCGATGAACGCGCGGGTGTTTTTGATGAAAAGCTGCATCCCCTTGTCGAGGTCGTAGGGCGGTTTGAAATAGATGGCGCGCAGTTCCGGGGAACTGGCGGCCAGGGACCCGGGGGCGTCCAGGTCGGCGAGCAGGTGTTCGTGGTTGGCGACCAGGGCGGCGACGGCCTGCTTGAGGCGTTGCTGGATGTCGCGGCGGTTCTCGTCGTCGTCGGCGGCGGACAGGAGCAGGCATTGGGCCAGGACGCGCTGGGTGAGCAGGCGTTGCGAGCCGGAGATGGCGATAATGGCGGCGGCCCGGTCGATGGTGCCCATGATGTGCCGAAACAGCGTGTAGGAGATGACGACCAGGGCGGCGACCAGGGCCAGGGCCGTGATGTAGCGCAGGGTGAGGCTGCGCTTGTAGTGCCGGTTGTGCCGGGCAATATGGTCTTGGTCAGAGTTGCCCATGATGTGCCTG
This genomic interval carries:
- a CDS encoding Crp/Fnr family transcriptional regulator is translated as MEKNQAVAAIGLFAGLGPKELAALAAVAEVRRYGRGQDIFFSGDAAEGFFSVASGKVRIYQTSLSGKEHILHVFGPGEVFAEVAVFAGGVYPANAQALEEGDYLFFPRERFRRLLAEEPDLAMNMLGLLSIRLRQLVKKLEDLSLREVPARLAAHLLLLGAESKKRVLSLDLPKGQLAAYLGTIPETLSRVLRRFADDGLINLSGHAIEILDAPRLEALAAGHATGAAPFGPGGR
- a CDS encoding GGDEF domain-containing protein yields the protein MGNSDQDHIARHNRHYKRSLTLRYITALALVAALVVISYTLFRHIMGTIDRAAAIIAISGSQRLLTQRVLAQCLLLSAADDDENRRDIQQRLKQAVAALVANHEHLLADLDAPGSLAASSPELRAIYFKPPYDLDKGMQLFIKNTRAFIDSDATRPSLADPSFLNLLAFGENELLRDLNAVIRQYQQLAASRLAVLRRLEAGAAGTVLAILIASGLFIFRPMVRRICADRESLQGANEALAELAVTDQLTGAYNRLKFNEVMTRQVNRSARYHEPLSVVMFDIDHFKAVNDTYGHGAGDDMLRELSHRVDGATRGVDWLFRYGGEEFVVAAPQTNLGNAALLAEKLRLLVAGTPFPHGITGSISLGVAELRPGETVEELMGRVDAAMYAAKNAGRNRVAVAENCQEGEAETNDRCGLPQLVPNE